The Vitis riparia cultivar Riparia Gloire de Montpellier isolate 1030 chromosome 10, EGFV_Vit.rip_1.0, whole genome shotgun sequence genome includes a region encoding these proteins:
- the LOC117923768 gene encoding uncharacterized CRM domain-containing protein At3g25440, chloroplastic-like: MYRHSLAGCCFLVKNVSKLSSLYKAATNSSTFMLSHVMQMHPRSYKVAAGECVWSPCNTLLWHGSNMVGCGDALSKWARARYMSNTSIELKPDSDVVRFNIGEPPGKTGTSKKGKKKMRRVKMSRKAKLNELRFYRLKAKKKITSPNPEVRIRYKLEKAKRKEEWLIEKLRKFDIPKAPAEAYDPEILTEEEKFYLKRTGEKKKNYVPVGRRGVFGGVVLNMHLHWKKHETVKVICKPCKVGQVYEYAEELARLSKGIVIDIKPNNTIIFYRGKNYVQPQVMSPPDTLSKSKALEKYRYEQSLEHTSQFIEKLEKELEEYHKHLAQYRKQKENQP; encoded by the exons ATGTACAG GCATTCTTTAGCTGGGTGCTGTTTTCTAGTTAAAAATGTGTCAAAACTCTCATCATTATATAAAGCCGCGACCAATTCCTCGACCTTTATGCTATCTCATGTCATGCAAATGCACCCAAGAAGCTACAAGGTAGCTGCAGGGGAGTGTGTATGGTCTCCATGCAATACTTTGTTGTGGCATGGGTCCAACATGGTTGGGTGTGGTGATGCTCTTTCAAAATGGGCACGAGCTAGGTACATGAGCAATACATCCATTGAACTGAAGCCGGACAGTGATGTTGTCAGATTTAATATTGGTGAGCCGCCTGGTAAAACTGGGACctcaaagaaaggaaagaagaaaatgagacgAGTTAAAATGTCTAGGAAGGCCAAATTGAATGAACTCAGGTTCTACAGACTAAAGGCAAAAAAGAAGATAACATCTCCAAATCCAGAAGTTAGGATTCGGTACAAACTTGAAAAG GctaaaagaaaggaagaatgGTTGATTGAGAAGCTGAGGAAATTTGATATTCCTAAAGCCCCCGCTGAAGCATATGATCCTGAAATTCTGACCGAGGAAGAGAAATTTTACCTAAAGCGTACTGgtgagaaaaagaagaattatGTTCCAGTTGGGAGGCGAGGCGTTTTTGGGGGTGTTGTTCTCAATATGCATCTCCATTGGAAGAAGCATGAGACTGTAAAGGTTATCTGCAAACCTTGCAAGGTTGGGCAGGTTTATGAATATGCTGAAGAGCTTGCCCGGCTGAGCAAAGGCATCGTGATCGATATAAAGCCTAACAACACCATAATATTCTACCGAGGAAAGAACTATGTACAGCCACAAGTTATGTCACCCCCTGATACCCTTTCCAAAAGCAAG GCTTTGGAAAAGTATAGGTATGAGCAGTCCCTGGAGCATACAAGTCAGTTTATTGAGAAATTGGAGAAAGAGCTAGAAGAGTATCATAAACACCTTGCTCAGTACAGGAAACAGAAGGAAAATCAACCCTGA